The Anaerosoma tenue genome has a window encoding:
- the metK gene encoding methionine adenosyltransferase — MSEREYLFTSESVTEGHPDKMCDAISDAVLDAIIAREAELAEEGYETDKGSVASPDYVRVACETLTTTGLIVVAGEIRTHAYVDIPSIVRETVKKIGYVRAKFGFDYETCGVLTAIHEQSSDIAMGVDKALEMKRGEQDPLDLIGAGDQGMMFGYACNETSQLMPMPIYLAHRLAERLTAVRKAEVLDYLRPDGKTQVTVRYVDGKPVAIDKILISTQHADGVDIDALMRPDFIEHIIDPVLGLEGIDYKDAEVLVNPTGRFVIGGPMGDSGVTGRKIIVDTYGGMGRHGGGAFSGKDCTKVDRSAAYAARWVAKNIVAAGLAERCEIQLAYAIGVAHPMSVMVETFGTETVPVARIEKAVSEVFDLRPGAIIRDLDLRRPIYSKTAAYGHFGREEAEFTWERTDRVDALLAAVE, encoded by the coding sequence ATGTCAGAGCGCGAGTATCTGTTCACCTCGGAGTCGGTCACCGAAGGCCACCCCGACAAGATGTGCGACGCCATCTCGGACGCCGTTCTCGACGCGATCATCGCACGAGAGGCCGAGCTTGCCGAGGAGGGCTACGAGACCGACAAGGGTTCGGTTGCGAGTCCTGACTACGTGCGTGTCGCCTGCGAGACGCTTACGACCACCGGCCTTATCGTGGTCGCGGGGGAGATCCGTACCCATGCGTACGTGGATATCCCCTCCATCGTTCGGGAGACCGTGAAGAAGATCGGGTACGTCCGCGCCAAGTTCGGCTTCGATTATGAGACGTGTGGCGTGCTCACGGCGATCCACGAGCAGAGTTCGGACATCGCGATGGGGGTCGACAAGGCGCTTGAGATGAAGCGTGGAGAGCAGGATCCGCTCGACCTCATCGGCGCAGGTGATCAAGGCATGATGTTCGGCTACGCCTGTAACGAGACGTCGCAGCTGATGCCGATGCCGATCTACCTGGCGCACCGTCTTGCCGAGCGTCTGACCGCCGTTCGCAAGGCGGAGGTGCTCGACTACCTGCGCCCCGACGGAAAGACCCAGGTCACAGTACGCTACGTCGACGGCAAGCCGGTCGCCATCGACAAGATCCTCATCTCGACGCAGCACGCCGACGGAGTCGACATCGACGCGCTCATGCGTCCGGACTTCATCGAGCACATCATCGATCCCGTGCTCGGTCTGGAGGGCATCGACTACAAGGACGCCGAGGTTCTCGTGAACCCGACGGGCCGATTCGTGATCGGTGGTCCCATGGGCGACTCGGGCGTGACCGGTCGGAAGATCATCGTGGACACGTACGGTGGCATGGGCCGCCACGGCGGCGGCGCGTTCTCCGGTAAGGACTGCACCAAGGTCGACCGCTCGGCGGCCTACGCCGCTCGTTGGGTCGCGAAGAACATCGTGGCGGCCGGCCTTGCCGAGCGCTGCGAGATCCAGCTGGCCTACGCCATCGGTGTCGCCCACCCCATGTCGGTCATGGTGGAGACCTTCGGCACCGAGACCGTGCCGGTCGCGCGCATCGAGAAGGCCGTGAGCGAGGTCTTCGACCTGCGTCCGGGCGCCATCATCCGCGACCTCGACCTGCGCCGCCCAATCTACTCCAAGACGGCAGCCTACGGGCACTTCGGCCGCGAGGAGGCCGAGTTCACCTGGGAGCGCACCGATCGGGTGGATGCACTGCTGGCGGCAGTCGAGTAG
- the priA gene encoding replication restart helicase PriA has product METEAHIASVVVDVPARALSEPFDYAVPPGLLGKVRVGVPVAVPLGHRRVVGYVVGTPAHSDYDGDLRPIDGVLGTAVFDEHALQVAGWIASEYVAPLSEALKLFLPPGGAPRVVRGDDGTWRYEGRQTAPASVQLVSRKPQADDFQPRPNAVVQRAVLEALSAGPVTLSELTAGIGGAPAAVRALARSGVLEITESRRYRRPTGSSSEAPRHAHTAQQAAAVEHIAGAVEHGGVVVLDGVTGSGKTEVYLSAIEAVVARGRGAIVLVPEISLTPQTVGRFRSRLGDDVAVIHSRLSVGERFDQWQLALEGRVKVVVGARSALFAPVRDLALVVIDEEHEPSYKQAQSPRYHARDVAERLVRARGAALVLGSATPSMETRHRANDGRYSVVRLTERVGGGAPAPVEVVDMGAEFSSGNRSIFSRRLTTALEQVVERGEKAVLFLNRRGFASFLLCRECGFVPECPSCSVSLTYHEDGGRLQCHHCGHTETVPATCPRCGSAYLRRFGAGTQRAEADLAALLPGVPVVRMDADTTSRKGGHETVLARFEAQKQAILLGTQMIAKGLDFPEVTLVGVLNADTSMHVPDFRASERTFQLLEQVAGRAGRGTRPGRVIIQTYWADHPAVRAVQERDPGLLYGPEEADRRSLGYPPYARIANIGFAGARQTDVRDAASMFAEGLRKAVPEGWSVLGPSPAPITRIKGRWRWHVVVKSPDGSSMPSLLSRLDAEITVPEQVTRTIDVDPAGML; this is encoded by the coding sequence ATGGAAACCGAAGCGCACATAGCCAGTGTGGTCGTCGACGTGCCAGCCCGGGCTCTCTCGGAGCCGTTCGACTACGCCGTTCCACCGGGGCTCCTCGGCAAGGTACGGGTGGGTGTGCCAGTCGCCGTGCCTCTCGGTCATCGCCGGGTGGTCGGCTATGTGGTCGGAACGCCCGCGCATTCCGACTACGATGGGGATCTCCGCCCGATCGACGGGGTGCTGGGCACGGCGGTCTTCGACGAGCATGCGCTGCAAGTGGCCGGATGGATCGCCTCCGAGTATGTCGCCCCGCTCTCCGAGGCGTTGAAGCTGTTCCTGCCCCCGGGTGGGGCTCCGCGGGTCGTCCGCGGCGATGACGGTACTTGGCGATATGAAGGCCGACAGACCGCTCCCGCATCGGTGCAGCTCGTTTCGCGCAAGCCGCAGGCTGATGACTTCCAGCCGCGCCCGAACGCGGTGGTTCAGCGCGCGGTCCTCGAGGCTCTCTCCGCAGGACCGGTGACCCTGAGCGAGCTCACTGCCGGGATCGGTGGCGCACCAGCCGCTGTCCGGGCGCTGGCACGTTCAGGGGTACTGGAGATCACCGAGTCACGGCGGTACCGCCGGCCCACCGGCTCGTCCTCAGAAGCGCCCCGCCACGCGCACACTGCACAGCAGGCGGCAGCGGTCGAGCACATCGCCGGCGCGGTCGAACACGGGGGAGTGGTGGTGCTGGACGGTGTCACCGGGTCGGGTAAGACCGAGGTGTACCTCTCGGCGATCGAGGCTGTCGTCGCGCGTGGTCGTGGAGCGATCGTGCTCGTCCCGGAGATCTCACTCACTCCGCAGACGGTCGGCAGGTTCCGATCGCGCTTGGGGGACGACGTGGCGGTCATCCACAGCCGCCTCTCGGTGGGCGAGCGGTTCGACCAGTGGCAGCTTGCGCTCGAAGGACGTGTGAAGGTCGTCGTCGGCGCTCGTTCCGCGCTGTTCGCGCCTGTCAGGGACCTGGCGCTGGTCGTGATAGACGAGGAGCACGAACCTTCCTACAAGCAGGCGCAGTCGCCCCGGTACCACGCGCGCGACGTCGCCGAACGGTTGGTGCGTGCACGGGGCGCGGCTCTCGTGCTCGGGTCAGCAACCCCGTCGATGGAGACACGACACCGGGCCAACGATGGCCGGTATTCCGTCGTACGGCTCACCGAGCGTGTCGGTGGAGGTGCGCCGGCCCCGGTAGAGGTGGTCGACATGGGCGCCGAGTTCAGCTCGGGGAACCGTTCGATCTTCTCGCGGCGCCTCACGACCGCGCTTGAACAGGTCGTGGAACGTGGCGAGAAGGCGGTCCTCTTCCTCAACCGCCGGGGCTTCGCATCGTTCCTCCTGTGCAGGGAGTGCGGATTCGTTCCCGAGTGCCCGTCGTGCAGTGTGTCGCTCACGTATCACGAGGATGGCGGACGGCTGCAGTGTCACCACTGTGGTCACACAGAGACGGTGCCCGCCACATGTCCCCGCTGTGGCAGCGCCTACCTGCGTCGGTTCGGGGCCGGTACGCAGCGTGCCGAGGCGGACCTGGCTGCGTTGTTGCCCGGGGTGCCGGTGGTCCGCATGGACGCCGACACCACGTCGCGCAAGGGCGGACATGAGACCGTGCTCGCGCGGTTCGAGGCTCAGAAGCAGGCGATACTGCTTGGCACCCAGATGATCGCCAAGGGTCTGGATTTCCCTGAGGTCACGCTGGTTGGCGTTCTCAATGCGGACACGAGCATGCACGTGCCGGATTTCCGCGCTTCCGAGCGGACGTTCCAGCTTCTGGAGCAGGTGGCCGGGCGTGCAGGGAGGGGTACCCGTCCGGGACGCGTGATCATACAGACATACTGGGCGGACCATCCGGCGGTGCGTGCGGTCCAGGAACGTGATCCCGGGCTGCTGTACGGTCCCGAAGAAGCGGACCGGCGTTCGCTGGGATATCCGCCATACGCCCGTATCGCCAACATCGGCTTCGCGGGGGCGCGCCAGACGGACGTGCGCGATGCCGCATCCATGTTCGCCGAGGGACTCCGGAAGGCGGTACCTGAGGGATGGAGCGTGCTGGGACCGTCACCCGCGCCGATAACGCGCATCAAGGGGCGATGGCGATGGCATGTGGTCGTGAAGTCGCCCGACGGATCCTCCATGCCGTCACTGCTCAGCCGGTTGGATGCGGAGATCACAGTGCCCGAGCAGGTCACCCGGACGATCGACGTCGATCCGGCAGGCATGTTGTAG
- the def gene encoding peptide deformylase, translated as MEVLHHPNPVLKGRAHDVDTQADQELRELVRAMAETMYAENGVGLAAPQVGVDKRVIVFDVDDRLAALCNPVITEFGDETVVDEEGCLSVPGVNVPVERSQRVVCQGLTIEGREITIEAEDLLARVLQHEIDHLDGILILDRAPAEMRKSLIKAYNEANNL; from the coding sequence ATGGAGGTCCTGCACCATCCCAACCCGGTCCTCAAGGGCCGTGCACATGACGTTGATACCCAGGCGGACCAGGAGCTCCGGGAGCTCGTGCGCGCCATGGCGGAGACGATGTACGCCGAGAACGGCGTGGGCCTTGCCGCTCCCCAGGTGGGCGTGGACAAGCGCGTGATCGTGTTCGATGTCGATGATCGCCTGGCTGCGCTCTGCAATCCGGTGATAACGGAGTTCGGCGACGAGACGGTCGTGGACGAAGAAGGCTGCTTGTCGGTTCCGGGGGTCAATGTGCCGGTGGAACGATCGCAGCGTGTCGTCTGCCAGGGACTCACGATCGAAGGCAGGGAGATCACGATCGAGGCCGAGGATCTGCTCGCGCGCGTCCTGCAGCACGAGATAGACCATCTGGACGGGATCCTGATCCTCGATCGAGCACCTGCGGAGATGAGGAAGTCGCTCATCAAGGCGTACAACGAGGCCAACAATCTGTAG
- the fmt gene encoding methionyl-tRNA formyltransferase, with amino-acid sequence MRIVFMGTPAFAVPTLDMLAQRHDVALVVTQPDRVSGRGGHSRYSAVKKRALELGLPVLQPARLDDDAVSDIRDASPEAICVAAFGMLLPPTVLSVPPHGCLNVHASLLPAYRGAAPIQRAILSGDRETGVSIMLMEEGLDTGPYALQRTLPIEDLYADEVELRLAGLGADALAEVLAGLPDSVTWTPQDAGEATYAAKITKDDVALDPELHVDEAFRRVRAATRRAPARACLGDREVTVKRATPVEADVAPGGLCLADGYPVLGFSGGALRLDVLRPAGKGDMSGRDWARGARLAADVCWRCTR; translated from the coding sequence ATGCGGATCGTCTTCATGGGCACTCCGGCCTTCGCGGTGCCGACGCTGGACATGCTCGCGCAGCGGCATGACGTGGCCCTCGTGGTGACGCAGCCCGACCGTGTGTCCGGCAGGGGAGGTCACAGCCGCTACTCTGCCGTGAAGAAGCGCGCTCTCGAGCTCGGCCTGCCCGTGCTCCAGCCCGCGCGCCTCGACGACGATGCCGTCTCGGACATCCGCGATGCCTCTCCGGAGGCGATCTGTGTCGCCGCGTTCGGCATGCTGCTCCCTCCGACGGTGTTGTCCGTCCCGCCACACGGTTGCCTGAACGTTCACGCGTCGCTGCTGCCGGCATATCGCGGCGCCGCACCGATCCAGCGGGCGATCCTCTCCGGCGACCGTGAGACCGGCGTCAGCATCATGCTCATGGAAGAAGGCCTCGACACCGGTCCGTACGCCCTTCAGCGCACGCTTCCCATCGAAGACCTGTATGCCGATGAGGTCGAGCTGCGGCTCGCCGGGCTGGGGGCGGATGCGCTGGCCGAGGTGTTGGCGGGTCTTCCTGACAGCGTCACGTGGACACCGCAGGACGCAGGCGAAGCGACGTACGCTGCGAAGATCACCAAGGACGACGTCGCCCTGGACCCTGAACTGCACGTGGACGAGGCCTTTCGTCGTGTTCGTGCCGCCACGCGCCGCGCGCCGGCCCGCGCCTGCCTGGGCGACCGCGAGGTCACTGTGAAGCGGGCCACGCCCGTCGAAGCGGACGTAGCCCCCGGGGGACTCTGTCTCGCTGACGGGTATCCAGTTCTCGGCTTCAGCGGCGGCGCGCTCCGGCTCGACGTGTTGCGCCCCGCGGGTAAGGGCGACATGTCGGGAAGGGACTGGGCTCGCGGAGCGCGGCTCGCCGCCGACGTCTGCTGGCGGTGCACCAGGTGA
- a CDS encoding RsmB/NOP family class I SAM-dependent RNA methyltransferase has protein sequence MTVAPARQSALRVLARVRKDAAFSGAALSAELRAHPLPSGDAALATRLVYGVLGAQGVLDEAIDMHIDRSIEPRIRDVLRVAAYEALFSHAPVYAVVDQAVDAARRIRPQAAGLVNAVARRIAERAEGFPWGDPATDKDALARASACPRWIVDEYLDAFGQERGRAALMACSDVAPTYVRLDPFAAPIADTLRSLEPAAPRACPVDPDCLELTEPAGAFSRGPQAGWFAMDAAAQMAPRACAPLPGERILDVGAGRGNKTCALQSIAVRAGGSASITALELHGGKAERLRERLSSSAVPDVSIVTGDALDAVDIFGPDSFDCVLLDAPCSGLGTLRRYPEKRWRLEPSDIPRMAELQTKLLAALGRVVRPGGRVVYSTCSVSTRENGAVVQRFLGAGSGEDLVAESIAPLVPPEWGTFLDRSGAFLSCPSVGGPDGHYVAVLRRGTS, from the coding sequence GTGACCGTCGCACCCGCGCGTCAGAGCGCATTGCGGGTCCTTGCCCGGGTACGCAAGGACGCGGCGTTCAGTGGAGCCGCACTCTCTGCCGAGCTGCGCGCGCATCCACTCCCAAGCGGCGATGCGGCGCTTGCGACGAGACTCGTGTACGGCGTTCTTGGTGCCCAGGGTGTCCTTGACGAGGCGATCGACATGCACATCGACCGCTCCATAGAGCCGAGGATCCGGGACGTGTTGCGTGTCGCCGCGTATGAGGCGCTCTTCAGTCATGCGCCCGTGTACGCCGTGGTGGATCAGGCGGTCGATGCCGCCCGCAGGATCCGCCCCCAGGCGGCAGGTCTCGTCAACGCGGTCGCACGGCGCATCGCCGAGCGTGCCGAGGGGTTCCCGTGGGGCGATCCGGCAACAGACAAGGACGCACTCGCTCGCGCGAGCGCTTGCCCGCGTTGGATCGTGGATGAGTACCTCGACGCCTTCGGGCAGGAGCGGGGACGAGCGGCGCTGATGGCGTGCTCTGACGTCGCGCCCACCTACGTCCGGCTCGATCCGTTCGCCGCGCCCATCGCCGATACCCTGCGCTCGCTGGAACCCGCCGCGCCCCGCGCCTGCCCCGTGGACCCCGATTGCCTCGAGCTGACCGAGCCGGCGGGCGCGTTCTCGCGGGGGCCGCAGGCGGGATGGTTCGCGATGGATGCGGCGGCGCAGATGGCGCCTCGGGCATGTGCGCCGCTCCCTGGCGAGCGGATACTCGACGTTGGAGCGGGCAGAGGGAACAAGACCTGCGCGCTCCAGTCGATCGCTGTCAGGGCCGGCGGCAGTGCATCGATCACCGCGCTGGAGCTCCACGGCGGCAAGGCCGAACGGCTCCGGGAGCGCCTGTCTTCGTCGGCTGTGCCGGACGTGAGCATCGTGACGGGAGACGCCTTAGACGCGGTCGACATCTTCGGCCCCGATTCGTTCGACTGCGTCCTGCTCGACGCTCCTTGCAGCGGTCTCGGTACGCTCCGCCGGTACCCGGAGAAGCGCTGGAGACTCGAGCCGTCAGACATCCCACGCATGGCTGAGCTGCAGACGAAGCTCCTGGCGGCGCTGGGGCGCGTGGTCCGGCCGGGCGGCCGCGTGGTGTACTCTACGTGCAGCGTGTCAACGCGGGAGAACGGTGCGGTCGTACAGCGGTTCTTGGGCGCCGGGTCCGGGGAGGATCTCGTCGCCGAGTCGATCGCGCCACTGGTCCCTCCCGAGTGGGGTACCTTCCTGGATAGGAGTGGTGCATTCCTGTCATGTCCGTCGGTGGGAGGTCCCGACGGACACTACGTCGCGGTGTTGCGCCGCGGCACCTCATGA
- the glpX gene encoding class II fructose-bisphosphatase, translated as MRTTRIVEMLEVTEAAALAAGRWMGKGDKHAADDAAVEAMRTAFNQVGMDGTIVIGEGERDEAPMLFIGEKVGCGGEPIDIAVDPLEGTNLTAYGQPNSLAVLAFGPNGSLLHAPDTYMNKVAVGPAAADAVHIDLSPTENIRNVAKALKRPVEDLVVCILDRDRHRDLIAEVRAAGARIRLISDGDVFGAVATAIEGTGIHLYLGIGAAPEGVLACAAMKCIGGCFMGRFAWRNEEERQRAITMGTPHIDGILEMDTLVNTDEAAFIATGVTDGELLRGVKYFGQGSRTHSIAMENSTGTVRFVETVHRAGAEKFWVRRD; from the coding sequence ATGCGTACCACCCGGATCGTCGAGATGCTCGAGGTCACCGAGGCTGCAGCTTTGGCCGCGGGCCGCTGGATGGGCAAGGGCGACAAGCATGCGGCTGACGACGCCGCTGTCGAGGCGATGCGTACGGCGTTCAACCAGGTAGGGATGGACGGCACGATCGTCATCGGTGAGGGGGAGCGCGATGAGGCTCCGATGCTGTTCATCGGCGAGAAGGTCGGCTGCGGAGGCGAGCCGATCGACATAGCGGTCGACCCGCTGGAGGGCACCAACCTGACCGCGTACGGTCAGCCCAACTCGCTTGCGGTGCTGGCCTTCGGGCCGAACGGGTCGCTCCTGCACGCTCCGGACACCTACATGAACAAGGTCGCCGTTGGTCCGGCTGCCGCTGATGCGGTGCATATCGATCTCAGCCCCACGGAGAACATCCGCAACGTGGCCAAGGCACTGAAGCGGCCGGTGGAAGACCTCGTGGTGTGTATCCTCGACCGGGACAGGCACAGAGACCTGATCGCCGAGGTCCGTGCTGCGGGAGCACGTATCCGCCTCATCAGCGACGGCGATGTGTTCGGTGCGGTGGCGACCGCGATCGAAGGTACCGGCATACACCTGTATCTTGGCATCGGCGCGGCTCCAGAGGGAGTGCTGGCATGTGCTGCGATGAAGTGCATCGGGGGCTGCTTCATGGGGCGGTTCGCGTGGAGGAACGAAGAGGAGCGGCAGCGTGCGATCACGATGGGTACCCCGCATATCGACGGGATCCTGGAGATGGACACCCTTGTGAACACCGATGAGGCTGCGTTCATCGCCACAGGCGTCACCGACGGGGAGCTTCTTCGGGGCGTGAAGTACTTCGGGCAAGGGTCCAGGACGCACTCGATCGCGATGGAGAACAGCACAGGCACGGTGCGTTTCGTCGAGACGGTGCACCGTGCGGGTGCCGAGAAGTTCTGGGTGCGGAGAGACTAG
- a CDS encoding FmdB family zinc ribbon protein: MPAYDYRCTKCGLDFEVNRSITDREPVSCASCGSDAKRVFSPVGVVFKGSGFHNTDYRTRPQEKESSPSGKDSPACTSQSSGCAGCAGADTGSGSTD; the protein is encoded by the coding sequence ATGCCCGCGTACGACTACCGCTGCACGAAGTGCGGTCTCGACTTCGAGGTGAATCGTTCGATCACCGACCGCGAGCCGGTGAGTTGCGCCTCGTGCGGATCGGACGCGAAGCGTGTGTTCAGTCCTGTCGGCGTGGTGTTCAAGGGATCCGGCTTCCACAACACCGATTACCGGACCCGTCCACAGGAGAAGGAGTCCTCCCCTTCCGGGAAGGACTCCCCCGCATGTACGTCGCAATCCTCTGGCTGCGCGGGTTGCGCCGGCGCTGACACCGGCTCGGGCTCCACCGACTAG
- a CDS encoding PASTA domain-containing protein — translation MKKTPHKRRSLVPKAAIVAGIVIVLLIGGAVAAGVMVHRSRLVEAPDVTGMDSEAALAEIRAADLVPRLAGSRVSAEHAADIVLSQRPMAGARVTRGTTVEVVVSAGTQTIAVPDVVGVDLDDASRQLERMGLTVTLKPDSQETSGTAVLEMFPSPGTLLHPGDTVRLTVPGAAAPAHVLLPFALDGVSVLLDPSPGEAGEGQDPALEVARRLAALLKASGAQATLTRNSAALAMPQSERVTRSAESTAAVLVTVDVAPGKGPGITVSYPVNDPEGAAASLARSMTAAMRLPGVRVNTSGAIRDDVLEAFPGIAVRVGLGDPRDASDRARFDDPGWADEVARGLYRGLGEAYGQR, via the coding sequence GTGAAGAAGACACCCCATAAGCGCCGGTCCCTGGTGCCCAAAGCCGCGATCGTGGCGGGCATCGTGATCGTGCTGCTCATCGGAGGGGCGGTCGCCGCAGGTGTGATGGTGCACCGGTCGCGACTCGTGGAGGCGCCCGATGTCACTGGCATGGACTCCGAGGCGGCGCTGGCGGAGATCCGGGCCGCCGATCTCGTTCCCCGGTTGGCCGGGTCACGGGTCTCTGCGGAGCACGCGGCGGATATCGTCCTCTCACAACGCCCGATGGCCGGGGCGCGCGTCACCCGCGGCACGACGGTCGAGGTCGTGGTGTCCGCGGGGACGCAGACCATCGCCGTACCCGATGTCGTGGGCGTCGACCTTGACGATGCGTCACGCCAGCTGGAGCGGATGGGCCTCACCGTCACACTCAAGCCTGACTCACAAGAGACCAGCGGAACGGCAGTGCTGGAGATGTTCCCCTCTCCCGGGACGCTCCTTCACCCGGGTGACACGGTCCGCCTCACCGTGCCCGGGGCCGCGGCGCCGGCCCACGTGCTGCTTCCATTCGCGCTGGATGGGGTGTCGGTGCTGCTGGATCCTTCCCCCGGCGAGGCGGGAGAAGGCCAGGACCCGGCCCTGGAAGTGGCGCGACGTCTTGCCGCGCTTCTCAAGGCGTCAGGAGCCCAGGCGACCCTCACCCGGAACTCCGCCGCCCTCGCGATGCCTCAGAGTGAACGGGTCACGCGCTCGGCGGAGTCCACCGCCGCGGTCCTCGTGACCGTCGATGTCGCGCCCGGCAAGGGTCCGGGTATCACGGTGTCCTACCCGGTGAACGATCCCGAGGGGGCGGCCGCATCGCTCGCCCGGTCCATGACGGCCGCGATGCGTCTGCCAGGCGTACGCGTCAACACGTCCGGCGCGATCCGGGACGATGTGCTCGAAGCGTTCCCGGGCATCGCTGTGCGGGTGGGGCTCGGCGATCCGCGCGACGCTTCCGATCGTGCGCGGTTCGACGATCCCGGGTGGGCCGATGAGGTCGCCAGGGGGCTGTACCGGGGGTTGGGAGAAGCGTACGGGCAGCGATGA
- a CDS encoding murein hydrolase activator EnvC family protein has translation MGRRSIRVITAAVLVVLLALGSVAFAEPTEVQKLQEQIKALQEDVEKAGEAYSDAYWQLDQTRADMAEVDREIGESEARLSEVNQRLSERAVEMYRSGGADYMAVLFSADDFDEMLLRLEYVQRVSEQDADIIGAVKTVRAELDAQRAELASLEESQAEEAAALKKEADRIERELKAQQAEYDKLKKELAAAIAREKARTGTTTAKAGPNGMVFPVRGPNYYNDTWGAARSGGRTHKGTDIMASTGTPCVAVLSGTVRSKSNSLGGKTIWLTADNGWAFYYAHLDSYAVTSGRVTAGQVIGYVGSTGNASASAPHLHFEIHPNGGAAVNPYPYLRAMQ, from the coding sequence GTGGGACGTCGCTCTATCAGGGTCATAACGGCCGCGGTGCTCGTGGTGCTCCTTGCGCTCGGCTCTGTGGCCTTCGCGGAGCCCACAGAGGTACAGAAGCTCCAGGAGCAGATCAAGGCGCTGCAAGAGGACGTGGAGAAGGCCGGCGAAGCGTACTCAGACGCGTACTGGCAACTCGACCAGACCCGGGCCGACATGGCCGAGGTGGACCGCGAGATAGGCGAGTCGGAGGCGCGTCTTTCCGAGGTGAACCAGCGCCTGTCCGAGCGTGCCGTGGAGATGTACCGCAGCGGCGGCGCCGACTACATGGCCGTGTTGTTCTCGGCCGACGACTTCGACGAGATGCTGCTGCGTCTCGAGTACGTGCAGCGCGTGAGCGAGCAGGACGCCGATATCATCGGTGCCGTGAAGACAGTGCGGGCGGAGCTCGACGCCCAGCGGGCCGAGCTGGCGTCTCTTGAGGAATCGCAGGCCGAAGAGGCCGCCGCGCTCAAGAAGGAAGCCGACAGGATCGAGCGTGAGCTGAAGGCGCAGCAGGCCGAGTACGACAAGCTGAAGAAGGAACTCGCCGCTGCGATCGCGCGTGAGAAGGCGCGAACCGGCACGACGACCGCGAAGGCCGGTCCCAACGGGATGGTCTTCCCGGTACGCGGGCCCAACTACTACAACGACACCTGGGGCGCCGCCCGGTCGGGCGGGCGCACGCACAAGGGCACCGACATCATGGCGTCCACGGGCACGCCGTGCGTGGCTGTCCTGTCCGGCACGGTGCGATCCAAGTCCAACAGCCTCGGCGGGAAGACGATCTGGCTCACGGCGGATAATGGCTGGGCGTTCTACTACGCACACCTCGACAGCTATGCCGTCACGTCCGGGCGCGTGACCGCCGGTCAGGTGATCGGATACGTGGGGAGCACGGGCAACGCATCGGCGAGTGCGCCGCACCTCCATTTCGAGATCCACCCCAACGGCGGCGCGGCGGTGAATCCCTACCCGTACCTGCGTGCCATGCAGTGA
- the thiT gene encoding energy-coupled thiamine transporter ThiT yields MQNSRVRTIAEIGLTVALSAVLGLIGVWQMPQGGSLSFTMLPIFVLALLRGPLVGITAGSVYGLVDLMLEPYVFHPIQVLLDYPVAYGLCGLAGLFAVRASTLASQDRYASLSWQAIVPGIALGALGRYAAHVISGLVFFSSYAIEAGQAPLAYSLAYNTFVLFSAVASALVTFAVLPPLLRRYGGYPR; encoded by the coding sequence ATGCAGAATTCACGCGTACGTACCATCGCCGAGATCGGCCTGACCGTGGCGCTGTCCGCGGTCCTCGGGCTGATCGGCGTGTGGCAGATGCCGCAAGGCGGAAGCCTGTCCTTCACCATGCTGCCGATCTTCGTCCTGGCGCTTCTGAGGGGACCGCTCGTAGGTATCACCGCGGGTTCGGTGTACGGGCTCGTCGATCTCATGCTGGAGCCGTATGTCTTCCATCCCATCCAGGTGCTGCTCGACTACCCGGTCGCATATGGCCTGTGCGGTCTCGCCGGTCTCTTCGCGGTCCGAGCTTCCACGCTCGCGTCCCAGGATCGCTACGCGTCACTGTCGTGGCAGGCTATCGTCCCTGGTATCGCTCTTGGCGCGCTGGGCCGATACGCGGCGCACGTGATCTCGGGGCTGGTGTTCTTCTCCAGCTACGCGATCGAGGCCGGCCAGGCGCCGCTAGCGTACTCGCTCGCGTACAACACGTTCGTGCTCTTCTCCGCGGTTGCGAGCGCGCTTGTCACGTTCGCGGTGCTGCCTCCGCTCCTGCGCCGTTACGGAGGCTACCCACGGTGA